A stretch of Alkalicella caledoniensis DNA encodes these proteins:
- a CDS encoding DUF2200 domain-containing protein → MSKHKIYEMSFAKVYPLYVAKAERKGRTKSEVDEIILWLTGYSQEELEAQLKKQTDFETFLEEAPQLNPSRALIKGVVCGVRVEDIEEPTMREIRYLDKLIDELAKGKAMDKILRK, encoded by the coding sequence ATGAGTAAACATAAAATCTATGAAATGAGTTTCGCAAAAGTCTATCCCCTTTATGTTGCCAAGGCGGAAAGAAAAGGGCGTACGAAATCAGAAGTGGATGAAATCATCCTTTGGTTGACTGGATATAGTCAGGAAGAATTAGAGGCTCAACTGAAAAAACAGACAGATTTTGAAACCTTCTTGGAGGAAGCACCCCAACTGAATCCTTCCAGGGCTTTGATCAAAGGTGTTGTCTGCGGTGTTAGAGTGGAAGATATCGAAGAACCGACTATGCGAGAAATCCGATATTTGGATAAGCTGATCGATGAATTAGCAAAGGGTAAAGCCATGGATAAGATTTTAAGGAAATAA
- a CDS encoding MFS transporter, which translates to MENLKNEFLVKGKSTHRVKLFKKDFILLVIGQIISLFGNAILRLALPLYILDKSGSAALFGIISASAFLPMVIISPIGGILADRINKQRIMVALDLFTAALTLGAIILNSLFNTVILVVIMLMMLYSIQAAYNPSVQASLPLLFQKEQLVSANAVVNLITSLSSLLGPVIGGILYGTYGLSYVLVVSCVCFAFSAVLELFMRIPHTPRKDGGSIWSIVKNDMKHSSYFILKEKPIMTRVIMLVFFFNMFLSSMIIIGLPVIITQILGMSSQLYGASQGVLASGGLIGGVAAGLFGKRLKIKYAYLLMLACSLATIPMGIALMLQVSPLASYFVIVIMGALIMINSTLFNIQMLVFVQGNTPVEIVGKVISFLMAIVTSAQPIGQAIYGMLYQQFYTEPWLVVLGTSLIATVISFFSKRIFSRIN; encoded by the coding sequence ATGGAAAATTTAAAAAATGAGTTTTTAGTAAAGGGTAAGTCTACTCACAGGGTTAAATTGTTCAAAAAAGATTTTATTTTATTAGTCATTGGCCAGATTATTTCACTCTTTGGCAATGCCATTTTACGTCTTGCCTTACCACTATACATCCTAGACAAAAGTGGTTCTGCTGCATTGTTTGGCATCATTTCTGCCAGCGCATTTCTCCCCATGGTCATCATATCGCCTATCGGTGGTATACTTGCAGATCGAATTAACAAACAACGGATTATGGTTGCCTTAGACTTATTTACAGCAGCACTGACCTTGGGGGCTATCATTCTTAATAGCTTGTTTAACACTGTAATTCTCGTTGTGATTATGTTAATGATGCTGTACAGCATACAGGCGGCATATAATCCATCTGTACAGGCCAGTCTGCCACTTTTATTTCAGAAGGAACAGCTTGTTTCTGCCAACGCTGTGGTTAATCTTATTACATCACTATCCAGTCTCCTTGGCCCAGTCATTGGGGGGATATTATATGGAACATACGGATTGTCATATGTTTTAGTTGTGAGCTGCGTTTGTTTTGCTTTCAGTGCAGTGTTGGAGTTGTTCATGCGTATTCCACATACACCTCGAAAGGATGGTGGAAGTATATGGTCTATTGTCAAAAATGACATGAAGCATAGCTCATATTTTATTCTTAAGGAAAAGCCTATAATGACAAGAGTTATCATGCTTGTTTTTTTCTTCAATATGTTTTTGAGTTCTATGATTATTATTGGCTTACCAGTAATAATAACACAGATTTTGGGTATGAGTAGCCAATTATACGGCGCATCCCAAGGAGTATTAGCCTCGGGTGGCTTAATTGGAGGAGTAGCCGCAGGTTTGTTTGGTAAAAGATTGAAGATTAAGTATGCTTATCTGCTGATGCTTGCTTGTTCATTAGCAACCATACCAATGGGGATCGCTCTAATGCTTCAAGTATCCCCACTTGCAAGTTACTTTGTAATTGTCATAATGGGAGCATTAATAATGATTAATTCAACACTGTTTAACATACAAATGTTGGTCTTTGTGCAAGGAAATACTCCTGTAGAAATTGTAGGCAAAGTAATTTCATTCTTGATGGCAATCGTAACAAGTGCCCAACCCATTGGACAAGCTATATATGGTATGTTATATCAACAGTTTTATACTGAACCCTGGCTAGTTGTATTGGGGACATCGCTGATAGCAACTGTGATATCATTTTTTTCAAAAAGAATTTTTAGCAGAATAAATTAA
- a CDS encoding TolB family protein produces MIKNKCFFYVTILSLGVALLSGCYGNNESQTTILSKDVLSESGKLNDPIYVTFKEVLDLEPEIDFTDILGVSSKRLLYRKNSQLFQLDLNSQISKNLLAFNPLAISKDLSKALFVDENNLYVYEVQKEASVLIHEDIIDFFDNQIAFIDTMGHYVSYFDNNSLTLKIIDSSNGEIQLIDLEGILNHGSYARPKAHIDGESLYIAMDSQSKLAVYQVNEDGSLIEKLLFPHKEDTILDFQVINGGKQLIFNGVYNKLSGVFLYDLTDASLTRLVSGGKTSEGEWIPSYTISPDESRIAFSLEIEEQGNHETNYYLAGISDARLINTVRIIENENLPAVIAMMAHWAPDSNNLFIKKTAQSGQSRIVEEILIYK; encoded by the coding sequence ATGATTAAAAACAAATGCTTTTTTTATGTGACTATTTTATCCCTTGGTGTAGCACTTCTATCTGGCTGCTATGGGAACAATGAAAGTCAAACTACCATTTTAAGTAAGGACGTATTATCTGAATCGGGCAAACTTAATGACCCCATCTACGTTACATTCAAGGAAGTATTAGACCTAGAACCTGAAATCGATTTCACTGATATATTGGGGGTATCTAGTAAAAGACTTCTTTACAGGAAAAACAGTCAACTTTTTCAGTTAGATTTAAACTCCCAAATTTCGAAAAATTTACTAGCATTTAACCCTTTGGCTATTTCAAAGGACTTAAGTAAAGCCCTTTTCGTTGATGAGAATAATCTATACGTATATGAAGTACAAAAAGAAGCTTCTGTATTGATACACGAAGATATAATAGATTTTTTTGATAATCAGATAGCATTCATAGACACTATGGGGCATTACGTTTCATATTTTGATAATAACTCACTAACCTTAAAAATCATTGATAGCTCTAACGGAGAAATACAACTAATCGACCTTGAAGGTATATTAAATCACGGCAGTTATGCTCGCCCTAAAGCTCATATTGATGGGGAAAGCCTGTACATTGCTATGGATAGCCAAAGTAAGTTAGCGGTATACCAAGTTAATGAGGATGGCTCATTGATAGAGAAACTATTGTTTCCACATAAAGAAGATACCATCCTTGACTTTCAAGTTATTAACGGGGGAAAACAACTTATCTTTAATGGTGTGTATAACAAATTATCAGGAGTGTTTTTGTATGATTTAACTGATGCATCTTTGACGAGGCTAGTATCTGGAGGTAAAACAAGTGAAGGAGAATGGATTCCTTCATACACAATTTCTCCAGATGAGAGTAGAATTGCATTCAGTCTTGAGATAGAAGAACAAGGGAACCATGAAACAAACTATTACCTAGCTGGTATATCTGATGCTAGACTGATTAACACAGTACGAATAATTGAAAATGAAAATCTGCCAGCTGTTATAGCTATGATGGCACACTGGGCTCCAGATTCAAATAACCTATTTATAAAGAAAACAGCACAGTCAGGTCAATCCAGAATCGTTGAGGAAATTTTGATATATAAGTAA
- a CDS encoding class I SAM-dependent methyltransferase: MDFVKINEEVWDQKVEEKYIWSRVVSSERVEKAKKGEWSIVLTPRKPVPKNWFPENLAGKKILCLASGGGQQGPIMSAIGGDVTVLDNCDSQLAQDRFVADRDGLEIRTVKGDMRDLSMFEDESFDFIVHPWSNGYVDNVLPVWKEAYRVLKKGGILISGFGNPVEYIFDLKSMTEGNFVVRHKLPYSDLTSISSEELQELVLDEGEGICFAHTLEDQIQGQIGAGFVIAGFYEDIGGSALDQYMNGSIATKAIKL; this comes from the coding sequence ATGGATTTCGTAAAGATTAACGAAGAAGTTTGGGATCAAAAAGTAGAAGAAAAGTATATTTGGAGTAGAGTGGTTAGTAGCGAGAGGGTAGAAAAAGCAAAAAAGGGAGAGTGGAGTATTGTTCTAACCCCAAGAAAGCCCGTTCCTAAGAATTGGTTTCCAGAAAACTTAGCAGGAAAGAAGATCTTGTGTTTAGCTTCTGGAGGAGGTCAACAAGGACCTATTATGTCAGCCATAGGTGGTGATGTTACAGTCCTTGATAACTGCGATTCTCAGCTTGCTCAAGATAGATTTGTAGCCGACCGGGATGGTTTGGAGATTAGGACTGTGAAAGGTGATATGCGAGATTTATCTATGTTTGAGGACGAGAGTTTTGACTTTATTGTTCATCCTTGGTCTAATGGGTACGTGGATAATGTACTTCCTGTATGGAAAGAAGCTTATAGAGTACTGAAAAAGGGGGGGATTCTAATTTCAGGTTTTGGGAATCCTGTGGAATACATATTTGACCTTAAATCAATGACGGAAGGCAATTTTGTGGTAAGGCACAAACTCCCATACTCCGATCTAACAAGTATATCTAGTGAAGAGTTACAAGAGCTAGTGCTAGATGAAGGGGAAGGAATTTGTTTTGCCCATACATTAGAGGATCAAATTCAAGGTCAAATAGGGGCAGGCTTTGTAATCGCGGGGTTCTACGAAGACATTGGAGGCTCAGCTCTTGACCAGTATATGAATGGGTCAATAGCCACCAAAGCTATAAAACTATAA
- a CDS encoding sensor histidine kinase, whose translation MENLQKSSLEYLRQFFLRNNLTDDNFRTEGQLLVKELSNYFQYNVALYDSSGSFVYGATTEENDSYVLHYNESIQLKNSSKEDLLLALNNQSGFTINSLEGTYIVNYSYPLYLDNNYYGILRFSKDYSGLFNSSQFLLRGFSLVNIFVLALLFSVTYYVSLNIIRPLVAINKGLKQFSEGNYGLNVRVKTGDELEELSNSFNKMSTKIKKQVETILEEKDKVLKLEKNRIDFFNNVTHELKTPLTTISGYAQILEGEDFNDKAFLMRAAGKIKSESQRLHQMVVQLIELSKTESQNNQNKFTVIGLSSLLQSVGEDMQMKADKYQMKIQCTIEDDIKIIGSQNNLREIFINLIDNSIKYGVNNTDIYISSAKKGKIAEIQISNHSDVIDEGDIEKLFGPFYRANISSNMGEKGSSGLGLYICKKLVEQHKGSIDLENKDNITKIIVKFPLWQQLGNNLGKDGNNSWVS comes from the coding sequence ATGGAAAACCTTCAAAAGTCGTCCCTTGAGTACTTAAGGCAGTTTTTCTTACGTAATAACTTAACAGATGATAACTTTAGAACTGAAGGTCAATTACTGGTAAAGGAGTTAAGCAATTACTTTCAATACAATGTAGCGTTATATGATTCTTCAGGTAGTTTTGTCTATGGAGCCACTACAGAAGAAAACGACTCTTATGTTCTTCACTATAATGAAAGTATTCAACTAAAGAATAGCAGTAAAGAAGACTTATTATTAGCCTTAAATAATCAATCTGGCTTTACTATAAATTCCCTTGAAGGTACTTACATTGTAAATTACTCATACCCCCTTTATTTGGATAATAACTACTATGGAATTCTTAGATTTAGCAAAGATTATAGTGGGTTATTTAATTCTAGCCAATTTTTATTAAGAGGCTTTTCATTAGTAAATATATTTGTTTTAGCCCTTCTATTTTCCGTTACTTATTATGTTTCCCTAAATATCATTAGACCACTAGTTGCAATAAATAAGGGTCTAAAGCAGTTTTCCGAAGGCAATTATGGTCTAAATGTAAGAGTTAAAACAGGAGATGAGCTTGAAGAACTATCTAATAGTTTTAATAAAATGTCCACTAAGATAAAAAAACAAGTTGAAACCATCTTAGAAGAGAAAGATAAGGTGCTAAAACTTGAAAAAAATCGCATAGACTTCTTTAATAATGTAACCCATGAACTAAAAACTCCCCTAACCACAATATCTGGATATGCCCAGATATTAGAAGGTGAAGACTTTAACGATAAGGCATTTTTGATGCGGGCAGCTGGAAAAATCAAAAGTGAAAGTCAACGTCTCCATCAAATGGTTGTACAACTAATCGAACTTTCCAAGACAGAATCACAAAATAACCAAAACAAGTTTACAGTGATAGGTCTAAGCAGCTTACTCCAATCAGTTGGTGAAGACATGCAAATGAAAGCAGATAAGTACCAGATGAAAATCCAGTGTACCATCGAAGATGATATTAAGATAATTGGGTCACAAAATAACCTTCGAGAGATTTTTATAAACCTCATAGATAATTCTATTAAGTATGGCGTTAATAATACGGATATCTACATAAGTTCTGCAAAAAAAGGAAAAATTGCAGAGATACAGATTAGTAATCATAGTGATGTAATTGATGAAGGTGATATAGAGAAGTTATTTGGCCCCTTTTATAGGGCTAATATATCCTCAAATATGGGGGAGAAAGGTAGTAGCGGGTTGGGACTTTATATATGTAAAAAGCTAGTTGAACAACATAAAGGCTCTATAGATTTAGAAAATAAAGATAATATCACAAAAATCATAGTGAAATTTCCCCTCTGGCAACAACTTGGCAATAATCTAGGCAAAGATGGCAATAACTCTTGGGTAAGCTAG
- a CDS encoding response regulator transcription factor, translated as MSQYKLLLIEDDSSIRDILTYSLSREGFLVNCASNGKDGLKALEEFCPDLIILDLMLPDMSGFDICKKISQKYQLPIIMLTARTDIVDKVLGLELGADDYIPKPFDIRELVARIKVILRRIENMPKKYSYLYINSSVRINTQARTVFRDELEVKLKPKEFDLLLLLSYNKNRVFTRDEILDRVWSMDFTGDLRTVDVHVQRLRKKLDSPSSPPIIETVFGLGYKMNLIEEGCTTV; from the coding sequence ATGAGCCAATATAAACTTTTACTCATTGAAGATGATTCATCCATAAGGGATATTCTCACATACTCCCTTAGTAGAGAAGGGTTTTTAGTCAACTGTGCTAGCAATGGTAAAGATGGACTTAAAGCCCTTGAAGAATTTTGTCCTGATCTAATAATATTAGACCTAATGCTCCCAGATATGAGTGGTTTTGACATTTGCAAAAAAATCTCTCAAAAGTATCAATTGCCTATCATTATGTTAACCGCAAGGACTGATATAGTGGATAAGGTCCTTGGATTAGAGTTAGGTGCAGATGATTACATTCCAAAACCCTTTGATATTCGAGAATTGGTAGCAAGAATTAAAGTTATCCTAAGAAGAATTGAGAATATGCCTAAAAAGTACAGCTATTTATATATTAATAGTTCAGTTAGAATAAACACCCAGGCTAGGACTGTTTTTAGGGACGAATTAGAAGTTAAACTCAAACCTAAGGAATTTGATCTTTTACTTTTGCTTTCCTACAATAAGAACCGTGTTTTCACAAGAGACGAAATTCTAGATAGAGTATGGAGTATGGACTTCACTGGCGATCTAAGAACTGTTGATGTACATGTACAAAGGTTGAGAAAAAAGCTCGATTCCCCCTCTTCCCCTCCAATAATAGAGACTGTGTTTGGACTAGGATACAAGATGAATCTTATAGAGGAAGGTTGCACAACAGTTTAA
- a CDS encoding NUDIX hydrolase — MYTEKGLGIKMLNVNFYELNSVEDKKLRFAVIMASYKGKWVFVRHKERETWEIPGGRREPGENISDTASRELVEETGAKDISIVPVSIYSVDNGENESFGQLFYSEIKILGMQLDHEIGEVKLHDRMPENLTYPLIQPYLFTKVEKQFPRMKA, encoded by the coding sequence TTGTATACTGAAAAGGGGTTGGGGATAAAAATGCTAAATGTAAATTTTTACGAGTTAAATTCAGTGGAGGATAAAAAGTTAAGGTTTGCAGTGATAATGGCAAGTTACAAGGGAAAATGGGTCTTTGTAAGACATAAAGAGAGGGAGACTTGGGAGATACCGGGTGGACGCAGGGAACCAGGGGAAAATATAAGTGATACAGCTTCAAGGGAATTAGTTGAAGAAACTGGCGCTAAAGACATTAGTATTGTTCCAGTTTCTATATATTCCGTAGATAATGGAGAAAATGAATCTTTTGGACAACTGTTTTATTCTGAAATAAAAATTCTTGGAATGCAATTGGATCATGAGATTGGTGAGGTAAAATTACATGATAGGATGCCTGAAAATCTAACCTACCCGTTAATTCAACCATACTTATTTACAAAAGTAGAGAAACAATTTCCCAGGATGAAAGCTTAA
- a CDS encoding TetR/AcrR family transcriptional regulator: MEGDVVIMARNKYPEETVKRILDVSWELFLEQGYENTSIQNIIDNLGGLTKGAIYHHFKSKEDILMAVAQRMYSNYDAKVLKIIRDDNNISGLDKLGKLFRISINSSTENDAFKAAPDVLSNPKILALQMQGIIKETIPNYVKPIIDQGVIDGSIQTDYPQELAEVISMLLNIWLNPMIFYAESESILNRFRFFQQILHSLGLSINLLDNQMEERIVELCRMYSEKK, translated from the coding sequence ATGGAAGGAGATGTAGTAATCATGGCAAGAAATAAATATCCTGAGGAGACAGTAAAACGGATTCTAGACGTTTCATGGGAACTGTTTTTGGAACAAGGCTATGAAAACACCTCTATCCAGAACATTATTGATAACCTTGGCGGATTGACTAAGGGGGCAATCTACCATCATTTTAAATCTAAGGAAGATATTCTGATGGCAGTGGCCCAGCGTATGTACAGCAATTACGATGCTAAAGTATTAAAGATCATTAGAGATGATAATAATATTTCTGGTCTTGATAAACTAGGCAAACTATTTCGTATTTCAATTAATAGTTCTACTGAAAATGATGCCTTTAAAGCTGCACCTGACGTGTTAAGTAATCCGAAAATATTGGCACTACAAATGCAAGGAATTATAAAGGAAACCATTCCTAATTATGTGAAGCCCATAATAGACCAGGGAGTCATAGATGGTTCTATACAGACTGATTATCCACAAGAACTGGCGGAGGTCATTTCAATGCTTCTCAATATATGGTTGAACCCAATGATATTTTATGCTGAGTCAGAGTCCATACTAAATAGATTTAGATTTTTTCAGCAGATTTTGCATAGTTTAGGACTTAGTATAAATCTCCTTGATAATCAAATGGAAGAACGTATTGTGGAATTATGTCGGATGTATAGCGAAAAAAAGTAA
- a CDS encoding aminoglycoside phosphotransferase family protein has protein sequence MTTTEIINKLKEEKNYLNNSTVNELDKGWSNDKKYIFTSDSGRYLLTIFELKHYDNKLYQFDILKKMITLGVPVQEPVEIFSDSTFGYMVVSYIDGLDAEESLKSMSEEGQYNIGIQAGRKLKLMHQLKASDQLDSWYNRKKHKHAKYLETYKQLGIKLRNEQKIVNFINGNIELMMDRPNIFQHDDFHVGNIILDNKKIAGVIDFDLMDWGDPIHDFVKLGTVSRKTSIPFCIGQIHGYFGNTEPDEFFWKLYSLYHCMAAISTIVWVQRFHPSRVDEAMQGVNEMMEDHNYFDDIKPKWYKNIDM, from the coding sequence ATGACAACTACAGAAATAATCAATAAGCTAAAAGAAGAGAAGAATTATCTGAATAACAGCACTGTCAATGAGTTGGATAAGGGATGGTCAAATGATAAGAAATATATTTTTACTTCTGATAGTGGCAGATATCTCCTTACAATATTTGAGTTAAAACACTATGATAATAAACTTTATCAATTTGATATATTAAAAAAGATGATAACCTTAGGAGTACCAGTGCAAGAGCCTGTTGAAATATTTAGTGACAGCACCTTTGGGTACATGGTTGTGTCCTATATAGATGGCTTAGACGCAGAAGAGAGTCTAAAAAGTATGAGTGAAGAAGGTCAATACAATATAGGAATACAAGCAGGCCGTAAATTAAAATTGATGCATCAATTAAAAGCCTCTGACCAGTTAGATTCCTGGTATAACCGTAAAAAGCACAAACACGCTAAATACTTGGAAACCTATAAGCAGCTAGGAATTAAACTAAGAAATGAACAAAAGATAGTAAATTTCATTAACGGAAATATTGAACTGATGATGGATAGACCCAACATATTTCAACATGATGATTTCCACGTGGGGAATATAATTTTGGATAATAAAAAAATTGCCGGGGTTATTGATTTTGACCTAATGGACTGGGGAGACCCAATACATGACTTTGTAAAACTAGGTACAGTTAGTAGAAAAACTAGCATCCCATTTTGTATAGGACAAATCCATGGATACTTTGGAAATACTGAACCAGATGAGTTCTTTTGGAAACTATATTCCCTATACCACTGCATGGCTGCCATATCAACAATAGTTTGGGTGCAGAGGTTTCATCCAAGTAGAGTTGATGAGGCAATGCAGGGTGTAAATGAAATGATGGAGGATCATAATTACTTCGATGATATAAAACCAAAGTGGTATAAAAATATAGATATGTAA
- a CDS encoding ISNCY family transposase, with translation MDENQKYEIIKKLVETNGNKKTAALKIGCTPRHISRLIKGYKEKGKAFFIHGNRGRQPSITLSEDTKKLILDLYRTKYYDCNLTHFSELLNEMEDIKVSVGTITSILRKEFILSPMATRSSRKALKKELKDLQAKTKSMKKAAVIQSSILDIEDSHPRRPRCAYFGEMLQMDASMHEWFGGIKTHLHVAIDDATGQMLGAYFDEQETLKGYYNVLNQVLTNYGIPYQFFTDNRTVFEYKRKYEKKKEASVEKDTFTQFGYACKQLGIDIQTSSVPQAKGRVERVFGTLQSRLVVELRLRGVSSIEEANKFLYSYIKKFNKRFALPIDSIKSVFETQPDNDKINLTLAVISSRKIDNGSCIKYHNEYYLPVNAYGVAVHYRKGTTAMVIKAFDGDIYCCIGEQVYLLELLPHHKPSSKAFDLATLPEKPKKKYIPPMSHPWKQASFERYLKKQLHRNNIA, from the coding sequence ATGGATGAGAATCAGAAATATGAAATAATTAAAAAGTTGGTAGAAACTAATGGCAACAAGAAAACTGCAGCCCTTAAAATCGGGTGTACACCTAGGCATATCAGTAGGCTAATCAAAGGGTATAAAGAAAAAGGTAAAGCTTTTTTCATTCATGGAAACCGTGGTAGGCAACCTTCAATAACCTTATCTGAAGATACCAAGAAGTTAATCTTAGACTTATACCGCACTAAGTATTATGATTGTAATCTAACCCATTTTTCAGAGCTTCTTAATGAGATGGAAGACATCAAAGTATCTGTCGGTACCATTACTTCTATTCTTAGGAAAGAGTTCATCCTTTCGCCAATGGCAACACGATCTTCTAGGAAAGCATTGAAGAAAGAACTAAAGGATCTTCAAGCTAAAACTAAATCTATGAAGAAGGCAGCTGTCATTCAAAGCTCCATTTTAGATATAGAGGACTCTCATCCTAGGCGTCCTAGGTGTGCTTACTTTGGAGAAATGCTCCAAATGGACGCTTCCATGCATGAGTGGTTTGGTGGCATAAAAACACACCTTCATGTAGCAATCGATGATGCCACAGGGCAAATGTTAGGCGCTTACTTTGATGAGCAGGAAACGTTAAAAGGCTACTACAATGTTCTTAATCAGGTCCTAACTAACTATGGAATCCCTTATCAGTTTTTTACAGATAATCGCACTGTATTTGAGTATAAAAGAAAATACGAAAAGAAAAAAGAAGCTTCAGTTGAAAAAGATACATTTACTCAGTTCGGATATGCATGTAAGCAGTTAGGAATCGACATTCAGACATCTAGCGTTCCACAAGCAAAAGGGCGGGTTGAAAGAGTATTTGGCACTCTTCAATCCCGCCTAGTCGTAGAGCTACGCTTGAGAGGTGTCTCCTCAATTGAGGAGGCAAACAAATTCCTTTACTCCTACATAAAAAAATTCAACAAGCGATTCGCTTTACCTATTGATAGTATCAAATCTGTGTTCGAAACGCAACCAGATAATGATAAAATCAATCTAACACTGGCGGTAATTTCTTCTAGAAAAATTGATAATGGGAGTTGTATTAAATATCATAATGAGTATTATCTGCCTGTTAATGCTTATGGAGTTGCAGTGCATTACCGTAAGGGTACTACAGCTATGGTCATTAAAGCCTTTGATGGGGACATTTACTGCTGTATTGGTGAACAGGTTTATTTGCTTGAGTTGCTACCACATCATAAACCCTCTTCAAAAGCATTTGATCTAGCAACTCTTCCTGAGAAACCTAAGAAAAAATATATTCCTCCAATGAGTCACCCATGGAAACAGGCATCATTTGAAAGATATTTAAAAAAGCAATTACATAGGAACAACATAGCTTAG